In Notamacropus eugenii isolate mMacEug1 chromosome 1, mMacEug1.pri_v2, whole genome shotgun sequence, one genomic interval encodes:
- the LOC140519694 gene encoding major urinary protein 20-like isoform X1 has protein sequence MKLLLLTMGLCVASAFASDSWVSEYPDFKPEQINGHWFSIAVVSDRRKETMPDGSNRFQIYSFQARENGDIHAITYINWNDVCQQANITLTETKTPGQYKVNRLEDNYFLMEDTDYKNFLIVYCQIGRSNRVWELFGRSKYIPRLYKMKFETKVMSHGFQKEDVSYFSEKERCPKEVIRLSSDVRNNILQIMAREGKA, from the exons ATGAAACTTCTGCTTCTGACCATGGGCCTGTGCGTGGCCAGTGCATTTGCCTCTGATTCTTGGGTCTCTGAATACCCTGACTTCAAACCTGAACAG ATCAATGGGCACTGGTTCTCCATTGCAGTGGTATCTGACAGACGAAAGGAGACAATGCCAGATGGATCAAACAGGTTTCAAATCTACTCCTTTCAAGCTAGAGAGAATGGAGATATTCATGCAATTACCTACATCAA ttggaATGATGTATGTCAACAAGCTAATATCACACTCACTGAAACCAAGACTCCTGGCCAATACAAAGTTAATA GACTTGAAGATAACTACTTTCTCATGGAAGATACTGACTATAAGAACTTTCTAATTGTGTATTGTCAAATTGGGAGGAGCAATAGGGTGTGGGAACTATTTG GAAGAAGTAAATATATACCTAGATTATATAAAATGAAGTTTGAGACTAAGGTCATGTCTCATGGTTTCCAAAAAGAGGATGTTTCTTATTTCAGTGAAAAAg AGAGATGCCCCAAAGAAGTAATAAG GTTATCATCAGATGTCAGAAACAATATTCTTCAGATCATGGCAAGAGAAGGAAAGGCGTGA
- the LOC140519694 gene encoding major urinary protein 20-like isoform X2 produces the protein MKLLLLTMGLCVASAFASDSWVSEYPDFKPEQINGHWFSIAVVSDRRKETMPDGSNRFQIYSFQARENGDIHAITYINWNDVCQQANITLTETKTPGQYKVNRLEDNYFLMEDTDYKNFLIVYCQIGRSNRVWELFGRSKYIPRLYKMKFETKVMSHGFQKEDVSYFSEKERCPKEVIRGPTN, from the exons ATGAAACTTCTGCTTCTGACCATGGGCCTGTGCGTGGCCAGTGCATTTGCCTCTGATTCTTGGGTCTCTGAATACCCTGACTTCAAACCTGAACAG ATCAATGGGCACTGGTTCTCCATTGCAGTGGTATCTGACAGACGAAAGGAGACAATGCCAGATGGATCAAACAGGTTTCAAATCTACTCCTTTCAAGCTAGAGAGAATGGAGATATTCATGCAATTACCTACATCAA ttggaATGATGTATGTCAACAAGCTAATATCACACTCACTGAAACCAAGACTCCTGGCCAATACAAAGTTAATA GACTTGAAGATAACTACTTTCTCATGGAAGATACTGACTATAAGAACTTTCTAATTGTGTATTGTCAAATTGGGAGGAGCAATAGGGTGTGGGAACTATTTG GAAGAAGTAAATATATACCTAGATTATATAAAATGAAGTTTGAGACTAAGGTCATGTCTCATGGTTTCCAAAAAGAGGATGTTTCTTATTTCAGTGAAAAAg AGAGATGCCCCAAAGAAGTAATAAG GGGCCCTACGAATTGA